A single region of the Verrucomicrobiia bacterium genome encodes:
- a CDS encoding Gldg family protein, with product MKKNSFENILYSVGGVVILLIIIIAFNALTATVKQRFDFTKEKAYTLSAGTKAILAHLDTPVKIRFYYSSGDNESPDTIFFKTYAQHVSDLLQEYKQAGHGKIIVEQYDPKPDSDAEDSARLDGVEGQPLPTGEKLYLGLSVSQVDTKEAIPFLDPSRERLLEYDLSRAITRVTEPQKPIVGVMSPLPIFGKPANPMLVQMGQGGQGEPAWVFISELKSDFDVREIEMTTAKIDNDVKVLVVVDPKDISDTAQYAIDQFVLRGGKLIAFLDAVSIVDSRSQSMMGQMPGQGSSLDKLLKAWGIQFETSKVVADMNFKVKTMGPNNQPVDAPTFLALDTSGINTNDVATSEIHDIWYAMGGVFTGTPVAGLNETVLLKTTKDSQLVDGMMASFSSDNIMRDFKPSGTEYALALRLTGKFKTAFPDGQPKDKDSTNAAPAGNSLKESTDSPVVVLFGDADMMADQFCLRQQQTFLGTEVIPANGNLILAQNLVDQLGGDVNLITVRSRAAMDRPFTRIKALQAKAEEASQSKIKAFEATLQDAQEKINEMQKSKGEGQQKFILSPEQQVELEKLKKNEAEVNVQLKQEKKNLTREINALENTIKWSNIIAMPALVAISGIGLAIFKRKRTSAK from the coding sequence ATGAAGAAGAACTCTTTCGAAAATATCCTCTACTCGGTTGGCGGCGTGGTGATCCTGCTGATCATCATCATTGCGTTTAACGCGCTTACTGCAACAGTCAAACAGCGGTTTGATTTTACGAAGGAAAAAGCCTACACGCTTTCCGCCGGCACCAAGGCCATTCTCGCGCACCTGGACACGCCGGTGAAGATTCGTTTTTACTATTCTTCCGGTGATAACGAATCGCCGGACACTATTTTTTTCAAGACCTACGCCCAACACGTTTCCGACCTGTTGCAGGAATACAAACAGGCAGGTCACGGCAAAATCATCGTTGAGCAATACGATCCCAAGCCGGATTCTGATGCCGAAGATTCCGCGCGGCTGGATGGTGTCGAAGGCCAGCCTTTGCCGACCGGTGAAAAACTTTATCTCGGCTTGTCAGTGAGCCAGGTGGACACCAAGGAAGCGATTCCCTTTCTCGACCCGAGCCGCGAGCGTTTGCTGGAATACGACTTGTCGCGCGCCATCACGCGCGTGACTGAACCGCAGAAGCCGATCGTGGGGGTGATGAGTCCGCTGCCGATTTTTGGCAAGCCCGCCAATCCGATGCTCGTGCAAATGGGGCAGGGCGGGCAAGGCGAACCGGCGTGGGTGTTCATCAGCGAATTGAAATCGGATTTTGACGTTCGCGAAATTGAGATGACCACGGCGAAGATTGATAACGACGTCAAGGTGCTGGTGGTGGTGGATCCCAAGGATATTTCCGACACGGCGCAATATGCGATTGATCAATTCGTCCTGCGCGGCGGAAAGTTGATCGCGTTTCTCGACGCCGTTTCCATCGTGGACAGCCGCAGCCAAAGCATGATGGGCCAGATGCCGGGACAGGGCTCGTCGCTGGACAAATTGCTCAAGGCGTGGGGCATTCAATTTGAGACGAGCAAAGTCGTCGCTGACATGAATTTCAAAGTGAAGACGATGGGGCCGAATAATCAGCCGGTGGACGCGCCGACATTTCTGGCGCTCGACACCAGCGGCATCAATACCAACGACGTCGCGACGAGTGAGATTCACGATATTTGGTATGCGATGGGCGGCGTCTTCACTGGCACGCCGGTGGCGGGGCTCAATGAAACGGTTTTGCTGAAGACCACCAAGGATTCGCAACTTGTGGACGGCATGATGGCGAGTTTTTCGAGTGATAACATCATGCGCGACTTCAAGCCTTCGGGCACGGAGTACGCGCTGGCGCTTCGCTTGACCGGCAAATTCAAGACGGCATTTCCCGACGGGCAGCCCAAGGACAAAGACAGCACGAATGCTGCTCCCGCCGGGAATTCGTTGAAGGAATCCACAGACAGTCCGGTAGTGGTATTGTTCGGCGATGCCGATATGATGGCGGACCAATTCTGTCTTCGCCAGCAGCAGACTTTTTTGGGCACGGAAGTTATTCCGGCAAATGGCAATCTTATCCTTGCGCAGAATTTAGTGGACCAGCTTGGTGGGGATGTGAATCTCATTACGGTTCGCAGCCGCGCGGCGATGGATCGTCCATTCACGCGCATCAAGGCGTTGCAGGCGAAGGCGGAGGAAGCTTCGCAGAGTAAGATCAAGGCGTTCGAGGCGACGCTGCAGGACGCGCAGGAAAAAATCAATGAGATGCAAAAGAGCAAGGGCGAAGGCCAGCAGAAGTTCATTCTCTCGCCCGAGCAGCAAGTCGAACTGGAGAAGCTCAAGAAGAACGAGGCCGAGGTCAACGTCCAGTTGAAGCAGGAGAAGAAAAATTTAACGCGGGAAATCAACGCGCTTGAGAACACGATCAAGTGGAGCAACATCATCGCCATGCCGGCGCTGGTGGCCATCTCGGGCATCGGCC